One Lepisosteus oculatus isolate fLepOcu1 chromosome 13, fLepOcu1.hap2, whole genome shotgun sequence genomic region harbors:
- the nppc gene encoding C-type natriuretic peptide, whose translation MNISHLVACGLLMTLLSVSMEAKPLTPAQQKSLRSLLGEELSEYLASGETEGKLESARSRVRLLRDLRLDTRAKAAWARILNDQPSPRKFKGGVKKGGSRGCFGHKIDRIGTISGLGC comes from the exons ATGAATATCTCGCATTTGGTGGCTTGTGGACTATTGATGACTCTGCTTTCAGTGAGCATGGAGGCTAAACCTTTGACGCCGGCACAGCAAAAG TCTCTTAGAAGCTTGTTAGGCGAAGAGCTGTCCGAGTACCTAGCATCGGGGGAGACGGAAGGCAAACTTGAGAGTGCGAGGTCGAGGGTGCGACTCCTCCGGGACCTGCGCCTGGACACCCGGGCGAAGGCAGCCTGGGCGCGGATTCTGAACGACCAGCCCAGCCCGCGGAAGTTCAAGGGCGGCGTGAAGAAAGGGGGATCCCGGGGCTGCTTCGGCCACAAGATTGACAGAATAGGGACCATCAGCGGCCTCGGCTGCTAA